One genomic window of Ornithorhynchus anatinus isolate Pmale09 chromosome 10, mOrnAna1.pri.v4, whole genome shotgun sequence includes the following:
- the LOC100080523 gene encoding complement C1q subcomponent subunit C — translation MFKRKHQSVFTVMRETQEYPAKARPVRFNTVITNPQQDYTTISGQFSCRIPGLYYFVFHASQEANLCVILFKDDEKVAGFCDHVSNRRQVSSGGVLLHMESGQQVWLAVNDYNGMVGKKGSDSVFSGFLLFPD, via the coding sequence ATGTTCAAACGCAAGCACCAGTCGGTGTTCACGGTGATGCGAGAGACCCAGGAGTATCCGGCCAAGGCCAGGCCCGTCAGATTCAACACCGTCATCACCAACCCCCAGCAGGACTACACCACCATCTCTGGCCAGTTCTCCTGCCGCATTCCCGGACTCTACTACTTCGTCTTCCACGCATCCCAGGAGGCCAACTTGTGCGTCATCTTGTTCAAAGATGACGAGAAGGTGGCCGGCTTCTGCGACCACGTGTCCAACAGGAGGCAGGTCAGCTCTGGGGGCGTCCTGCTCCACATGGAGAGTGGCCAGCAAGTGTGGCTGGCTGTCAATGACTACAACGGCATGGTGGGCAAGAAGGGCTCTGACAGCGTCTTCTCTGGCTTCCTGCTCTTCCCTGATTAG